A window from Desulfuromonas sp. encodes these proteins:
- the leuD gene encoding 3-isopropylmalate dehydratase small subunit, which produces MEKFTTLTGLVAPLDRSNVDTDAIIPKQFLKSIKRTGFGPNLFDEWRYLDHGEPGVDCTDRPINTDFVLNRQRYQGARILLTRANFGCGSSREHAQWALLDYGFRVIIAPSFADIFQNNCFKNGILPITLPAEEIDKLFVEVESTEGYTLNVDLEHQHIEKPDGKQLPFSVDEFKKHCLLNGLDDIGQSLQHRDKITAFEMSRRQQRPWLFQDNQGQQP; this is translated from the coding sequence ATGGAAAAATTTACAACACTGACCGGATTGGTTGCACCGCTCGATCGTTCCAACGTCGATACCGATGCGATCATCCCGAAACAGTTTCTCAAGTCGATCAAGCGGACCGGTTTCGGTCCCAACCTGTTCGACGAATGGCGTTATCTCGACCATGGTGAGCCGGGGGTGGATTGTACTGACCGGCCGATCAACACCGACTTTGTCCTCAACCGGCAGCGCTACCAGGGTGCCCGGATCCTTCTGACGCGCGCCAATTTCGGCTGCGGCTCATCGCGTGAACATGCGCAGTGGGCCCTGCTCGATTACGGCTTCCGGGTGATTATTGCACCGAGTTTTGCCGATATCTTTCAGAACAACTGCTTCAAGAACGGGATCCTGCCGATCACCCTTCCTGCCGAAGAAATCGACAAACTTTTTGTTGAAGTTGAGTCGACCGAGGGCTACACCCTGAACGTCGACCTGGAACATCAGCATATCGAAAAACCGGACGGTAAGCAGCTTCCATTTTCTGTTGACGAATTTAAAAAACACTGCCTGCTCAACGGCCTCGATGATATCGGCCAGAGCCTGCAGCATCGAGACAAGATCACGGCATTTGAAATGTCACGTCGGCAGCAGCGTCCCTGGCTGTTTCAGGACAATCAGGGTCAACAGCCTTAA
- the ilvB gene encoding acetolactate synthase, large subunit, biosynthetic type, which produces MISARACSIETRSRHLKCHVGSSVPGCFRTIRVNSLKERENMTGKELVIKALKEQKVRYIFGYTGGAIMPVFDVMDQQDEIVFIMSRHEQGAGFMAQGLSRASLSNPEPQIGVCMSTSGPGAMNLVTAVADAHMDSVPIIAITGQVATGVIATDAFQESDVVGVMMPITKQTYMPLQTEEIESTIHEAFYVANTGRRGPVVIDIQKDVQQNEVAADYSFDARSFRPNLPGFFYHPSPEREPVHRAVQLINSSDQPVIFCGHGVIDSQAGDLLQEFAEKTNIPVAFTLHGLSAMPVDHRLSLGMMGMHGTVEANRAIMEADLIISFGMRFDDRVTGKLEEYAAGADVIHVEIDPSEIDKNVTTSIAINADVGRTLHVLLSDPELTSRPRLKWFSQIDEFREETRAETEEEIATAVGSGGQLLMKSIVHRLSELTGGADNIIPDVGQHQMISARFYNFQKNNTWFTSGGAGTMGCSLPMAIGVKLARPDERVWSISGDGGFQMNIQELGTIMEHNIDVKIMILNNGYLGMVRQWQTLFFDGRYAGTPMLSPDFGQIAAAYNIPYLKVDTPENIDSAIMAAIEHDGAFILEFICDPSEIVLPMIPSGGGFDNMIIRKPTAEPKPTNKGQTDVE; this is translated from the coding sequence ATGATATCGGCCAGAGCCTGCAGCATCGAGACAAGATCACGGCATTTGAAATGTCACGTCGGCAGCAGCGTCCCTGGCTGTTTCAGGACAATCAGGGTCAACAGCCTTAAAGAAAGAGAAAACATGACTGGAAAAGAACTTGTTATCAAGGCTTTGAAGGAACAGAAGGTCCGTTACATTTTCGGATATACCGGCGGCGCCATCATGCCGGTGTTCGATGTCATGGACCAACAGGATGAGATCGTCTTTATCATGTCGCGTCACGAGCAGGGTGCAGGTTTTATGGCCCAGGGTCTCTCCCGGGCCTCCCTGTCGAACCCGGAACCGCAGATCGGCGTCTGCATGTCGACCTCAGGGCCCGGCGCCATGAACCTGGTGACCGCCGTTGCCGATGCCCATATGGATTCGGTGCCGATCATCGCCATCACCGGCCAGGTCGCGACCGGGGTTATCGCCACCGACGCTTTCCAGGAAAGCGATGTTGTCGGGGTGATGATGCCGATCACCAAGCAGACCTACATGCCCCTGCAGACCGAAGAGATCGAGTCAACAATCCATGAAGCCTTCTATGTCGCCAATACCGGCAGACGCGGCCCGGTTGTGATCGATATCCAGAAAGATGTGCAGCAGAACGAAGTCGCGGCCGATTACAGCTTCGATGCGCGCTCATTCCGACCGAATTTGCCCGGCTTTTTTTATCACCCTTCGCCGGAGCGGGAGCCTGTTCATCGGGCGGTGCAGCTGATCAACAGCAGCGATCAGCCGGTTATCTTCTGCGGGCATGGCGTCATTGACAGCCAGGCCGGAGACCTGTTGCAGGAGTTTGCCGAAAAGACCAATATTCCGGTCGCCTTCACCCTGCACGGCCTGTCGGCGATGCCGGTCGACCATCGGTTGAGCCTCGGCATGATGGGGATGCACGGCACGGTCGAGGCCAACCGCGCCATCATGGAGGCCGACCTGATCATCTCCTTCGGCATGCGCTTCGATGACCGGGTGACCGGCAAGCTCGAGGAATACGCGGCCGGCGCCGACGTCATCCACGTCGAGATCGATCCTTCGGAAATCGACAAGAACGTTACGACTTCGATCGCCATCAATGCCGATGTCGGCCGCACCCTGCATGTTTTGTTGAGCGACCCGGAGCTGACCTCACGCCCCCGTCTCAAGTGGTTTTCACAGATCGATGAATTCCGTGAAGAGACCAGGGCCGAAACCGAGGAAGAGATTGCCACGGCGGTCGGCAGCGGCGGCCAGCTGCTGATGAAGTCGATTGTCCATCGCCTCTCCGAACTGACCGGCGGTGCCGACAACATCATCCCGGACGTCGGCCAGCATCAGATGATATCGGCCCGCTTCTACAACTTTCAGAAAAACAACACCTGGTTTACCTCCGGCGGCGCCGGGACCATGGGCTGCTCGCTGCCGATGGCGATCGGGGTCAAGCTGGCGCGGCCGGACGAACGGGTCTGGTCGATCAGCGGCGATGGCGGCTTCCAGATGAACATCCAGGAACTCGGTACCATCATGGAACACAACATCGACGTCAAGATCATGATTCTCAACAACGGCTATCTCGGCATGGTCCGCCAGTGGCAAACCCTCTTCTTCGACGGACGCTATGCCGGAACGCCGATGCTCAGCCCCGACTTCGGGCAGATCGCCGCCGCCTACAACATTCCTTATCTGAAGGTCGATACTCCGGAAAATATCGATTCAGCGATCATGGCCGCCATCGAGCATGATGGTGCCTTTATCCTGGAGTTTATCTGCGACCCGTCCGAGATCGTCCTGCCGATGATCCCTTCCGGCGGCGGTTTTGACAATATGATCATTCGCAAACCGACTGCCGAGCCGAAACCGACAAACAAAGGACAAACCGATGTCGAGTGA
- the ilvN gene encoding acetolactate synthase small subunit, whose protein sequence is MSSDMKRRAILMFMHDRPGVLNKISMMIRKKMYNVDTLTVCSAKTPGSSRMTLTLRENDDAKVQQVIRQLEKFIEVISAKELDRDSSYWREVAILKVEADEATLKKFAPKYNFEILDQQKENITIIQIVGAIQHIDDFMEEIGQEHILEIARTGVTALEQ, encoded by the coding sequence ATGTCGAGTGATATGAAACGGAGAGCCATCCTGATGTTTATGCACGACCGCCCCGGCGTGCTGAACAAGATATCAATGATGATCCGCAAAAAAATGTACAACGTCGACACCCTGACCGTCTGTAGTGCCAAGACCCCTGGCAGTAGCCGCATGACCCTGACCCTGCGCGAGAATGACGACGCCAAGGTGCAGCAGGTGATCCGGCAACTCGAAAAGTTCATCGAGGTGATCTCGGCCAAGGAACTCGACCGGGATTCAAGCTACTGGCGCGAGGTCGCAATCCTGAAGGTTGAAGCCGACGAGGCGACGTTGAAAAAGTTCGCTCCGAAATACAATTTCGAAATCCTCGACCAGCAGAAGGAAAACATCACGATTATCCAGATTGTCGGCGCAATACAACACATCGACGACTTCATGGAGGAGATCGGTCAGGAGCATATTCTCGAAATTGCCCGCACCGGCGTCACCGCCCTGGAGCAGTAA